The following coding sequences lie in one Silvanigrella aquatica genomic window:
- a CDS encoding YbbR-like domain-containing protein produces MATGSQENTTLVRGLFKTITNNFWLKVLSLLFSIVIFFIVRTDKDLSFEKVARIKLVTSPSMVILGAKERALDVTIKQQNSIFSISPSDSELTGEIDIISETPGRVRVKVGRDSFPNLPKQYAMVIERPYIDVDIDKLQEKILPIQAVLKGEPHAGLMVDQVKVTPSHIKVSGARQQLARTQNIFTLPIIIEGINKNLITDANLELEESSAINAIEKSVVVSITLGPKKFNRTFRSVPIEIKNINKKTLSKIQLRPRSIDVEVSGQRDILNKLDPSAVRVFLDASGLKPGWQDKQLILKIPGNISLVKMLPDTISVHLNP; encoded by the coding sequence ATGGCTACAGGATCTCAAGAAAATACAACACTTGTTCGAGGATTATTTAAAACAATTACCAATAATTTTTGGTTAAAAGTTTTGTCATTGTTATTTTCTATTGTTATATTTTTTATTGTAAGAACAGACAAAGATTTAAGCTTCGAAAAAGTCGCTCGTATCAAACTTGTTACGTCACCCTCCATGGTTATTTTAGGAGCCAAAGAAAGAGCATTAGACGTTACAATTAAACAACAAAATTCTATATTTTCAATTTCACCCAGCGATTCCGAACTCACAGGAGAAATTGATATTATTAGTGAAACACCGGGAAGAGTACGCGTAAAAGTAGGTCGTGATAGTTTTCCTAATTTACCTAAGCAATATGCTATGGTAATTGAACGCCCCTATATTGATGTGGATATTGATAAACTGCAAGAAAAAATATTGCCCATTCAAGCCGTATTAAAAGGGGAGCCACATGCAGGATTAATGGTAGATCAAGTTAAAGTAACTCCTTCTCATATTAAAGTTTCAGGTGCGAGACAGCAATTAGCACGAACTCAAAATATATTTACACTTCCTATTATTATCGAAGGAATAAATAAAAATTTAATTACCGATGCTAATTTAGAGCTTGAAGAATCTTCCGCAATTAATGCAATTGAAAAAAGCGTTGTGGTTTCTATCACCCTAGGTCCTAAAAAATTCAATCGAACATTCCGTTCCGTCCCTATAGAAATTAAAAATATAAATAAAAAAACTCTTTCTAAAATTCAGTTACGCCCCCGCTCTATTGATGTTGAAGTTTCTGGACAAAGAGATATTCTAAATAAACTCGATCCCTCTGCCGTTCGGGTTTTCCTGGATGCATCAGGATTGAAACCAGGTTGGCAAGACAAACAACTTATATTAAAAATACCTGGAAATATTTCACTCGTAAAAATGCTTCCAGATACAATTTCAGTACATCTTAATCCTTAA